Proteins encoded together in one Hevea brasiliensis isolate MT/VB/25A 57/8 chromosome 16, ASM3005281v1, whole genome shotgun sequence window:
- the LOC110657190 gene encoding probable mannitol dehydrogenase has protein sequence MVAKLPEEEHPKQAFGWAARDESGVLSPFNFSRRATGEKDVCFKVLYCGMCHSDLHMVKNEWGTSTYPLVPGHEIVGVVTEVGSKVEKFKVGDKVGVGCIVGSCHSCHNCTNNLENYCAETILTYGAKYYDGTITYGGYSDIMVADEHFIVRIPDTLPLDSTAPLLCAGITVYSPLKYYGLDKPGMHVGVVGLGGLGHMAVKFAKGMGVKVTVISTSPSKKQEAVEHLGADSFLVSRDQDQMKATMGTMDGIIDTVSATHPLVPLIGLLKTNGKLILVGAPEKPLELAAFPLLMGRKMVGGSGIGGMEETQEMINFAAKHNITADIEVIPIEYVNTAMERMLKADVRYRFVIDISNTIKSTH, from the exons ATGGTCGCCAAATTGCCAGAAGAAGAGCATCCCAAACAGGCATTCGGATGGGCTGCAAGAGACGAATCTGGTGTCCTTTCTCCCTTCAACTTCTCCAGGAG GGCAACAGGAGAGAAAGACGTTTGTTTCAAGGTTCTTTACTGTGGAATGTGCCACTCGGACCTTCACATGGTCAAGAATGAATGGGGCACTTCCACTTACCCTCTTGTCCCTGG ACATGAGATTGTGGGAGTGGTGACAGAGGTTGGCAGCAAAGTGGAAAAATTCAAGGTGGGAGATAAAGTTGGTGTGGGCTGCATTGTGGGATCATGCCACTCCTGCCATAACTGCACGAACAATCTTGAAAATTACTGCGCAGAAACGATACTCACCTATGGTGCGAAGTACTATGACGGAACCATCACTTACGGCGGGTACTCTGACATCATGGTTGCCGATGAGCACTTCATCGTTCGTATTCCAGATACCTTGCCTCTTGATTCTACTGCTCCTCTCCTTTGTGCTGGAATCACGGTGTACAGCCCCTTAAAATATTATGGACTTGACAAGCCCGGCATGCATGTGGGCGTAGTTGGCCTCGGTGGGCTAGGTCATATGGCAGTGAAATTTGCCAAGGGTATGGGGGTTAAGGTGACTGTGATTAGCACCTCACCTAGCAAGAAACAGGAGGCTGTTGAACATCTTGGTGCTGATTCATTTTTGGTTAGCCGTGACCAAGATCAAATGAAG GCTACAATGGGCACAATGGATGGTATAATTGATACGGTGTCTGCAACGCACCCTCTAGTACCTTTGATTGGGCTATTGAAGACTAATGGAAAGCTGATTTTGGTTGGTGCTCCAGAGAAGCCACTTGAGCTAGCAGCCTTTCCTTTGTTAATGG GAAGGAAGATGGTGGGAGGTAGTGGCATTGGGGGAATGGAGGAAACACAAGAAATGATTAATTTTGCAGCCAAACACAACATAACAGCAGACATTGAAGTTATCCCAATTGAGTATGTGAACACTGCCATGGAACGCATGTTGAAAGCTGATGTTAGATATCGATTTGTTATTGATATTAGCAACACAATCAAGTCTACCCActga
- the LOC110671761 gene encoding E3 ubiquitin-protein ligase SIRP1-like isoform X1 has translation MSQLFSTLLFGDNEEFESFLGDELKGFMGRLSGSQESSPALRLPLLVLMGNDEDALAMAELATDEDGPNTQPASAQLFEKLEVIRIEESGLVCSICLGQLSIESEARRLPCSHVYHGNCIMERLKKNYSGELNIPCPAVARSSL, from the exons ATGTCTCAGTTATTCTCTACTCTTCTCTTCGGGGATAACGAAGAATTTGAGTCTTTCTTGGGTGACGAGCTTAAGGGTTTCATGGGGCGACTCTCAGGTTCCCAAGAGTCCTCCCCTGCGTTGCGCTTGCCGCTACTGGTTTTGATGGGCAACGACGAAGATGCTTTGGCGATGGCGGAATTAGCTACTGATGAAGATGGTCCAAATACACAGCCCGCCAGTGCCCAACTCTTTGAAAAGCTCGAGGTGATCAGAATCGAAGAATCCGGTTTGGTGTGCTCGATTTGCTTGGGCCAATTGTCGATCGAGTCGGAAGCTAGGCGGTTGCCGTGTTCTCATGTCTACCACGGCAACTGCATCATGGAGCGGCTGAAGAAGA ACTACTCAGGAGAACTTAATATTCCATGTCCTGCCGTTGCTCGTTCGAGCTTATGA
- the LOC110671761 gene encoding E3 ubiquitin-protein ligase SIRP1-like isoform X2 yields the protein MSQLFSTLLFGDNEEFESFLGDELKGFMGRLSGSQESSPALRLPLLVLMGNDEDALAMAELATDEDGPNTQPASAQLFEKLEVIRIEESGLVCSICLGQLSIESEARRLPCSHVYHGNCIMERLKKSKTKTKTCPLCRLC from the coding sequence ATGTCTCAGTTATTCTCTACTCTTCTCTTCGGGGATAACGAAGAATTTGAGTCTTTCTTGGGTGACGAGCTTAAGGGTTTCATGGGGCGACTCTCAGGTTCCCAAGAGTCCTCCCCTGCGTTGCGCTTGCCGCTACTGGTTTTGATGGGCAACGACGAAGATGCTTTGGCGATGGCGGAATTAGCTACTGATGAAGATGGTCCAAATACACAGCCCGCCAGTGCCCAACTCTTTGAAAAGCTCGAGGTGATCAGAATCGAAGAATCCGGTTTGGTGTGCTCGATTTGCTTGGGCCAATTGTCGATCGAGTCGGAAGCTAGGCGGTTGCCGTGTTCTCATGTCTACCACGGCAACTGCATCATGGAGCGGCTGAAGAAGAGTAAGACTAAGACTAAGACATGCCCTCTTTGTCGATTGTGTTGA